From the genome of Tenrec ecaudatus isolate mTenEca1 chromosome 1, mTenEca1.hap1, whole genome shotgun sequence:
ggcagGCGGTCATGAGACTACATACGACAGAGTTGTTACGGAGCCAGCAGACCGGTCTTGACCCATGGGCACATGCTTTCACGTTGGTGCTGGGAGTGCTGCAAAGCTGTAGATTCCAAGCAGCCACTGACCACCTTTGAATTTAAAcacaccaccccaccctgcccaaaGTGAGACatagtttgggaaacccacaggggcagcgctgCCCTGTCTTGTGGGGTCGCCATGAGACGACATCAGTGTGATGGCAGGGAGTGCTTGGTTTTACCTGCCCGAGATGGTCCAGCCCAACTTTGACAAGGTCAAAGTGGCGCTTCAAATCCTGAGGCGTGGACAGCAGGTGGAGCTGCAGCCTTACAGCAGGGGGCGTGCGCAGCACCAGCCTGAACGGAGAGCGCCCTCGGACTTGGATGCGGGTGGGTTGCTCGAGTGGGTGAGAAGTGCTGCGCGGCTGGGCTTGCTCAGCCTTGCCCTGTTCTCTCCTCCTGCCCACAGCGGGGGCGCAGCCTGGTGGGGGCATCCCGACGGCCCCTCACGCTCAGCGTGGATCACTTGTTTGTGTCTCCAGACCCACCGGCCCTTTCCTGTGTCATTTCCACCCTGCTGTGAGCCCGTCCTGTGGGTTTTTCCATTTCTGTTCTTGTACTCTTCCATTCGGAAATTCCACCCGCGCCTTCTGCCCATCGTCCCTATCTGCCGAGATGAGCTGCTGTCACTGTTGTTGCCAGGCGGGGTGCGGGGCGTGATTTGGCAGGAGCCGGCTGAAGTCTGTTGTATGTTATATGTGTGCAGTTTGCAGTTTCCTACggttcttcacactccaagtggctTGGGGCTCTCATCCTGGCTTCCTGAATGTTCTGCTTTAAGATCCTCAGTCTCATTTGAATCACGGGGAGCACGTTGACCTTTTCCCTGGGCTGACCCACCCTCCGTGGACTGCGCTTGCCAGTTCTCGAGAGCTCTGGGGTCGGGCTCAGCTTTCgctagctcctcctcctcctctggggtGAAGCCCCTGTGCTGGCCCAGATGGAGGGGGACAGAGAAAAGAGCAGCGGGGTTGGCTCCCCACACTCCCCAACCCCAACTCAGAACtgcagcctgaggcttggggacagGCCTAGGGCTGAGAGAGGAAGGAGACAGGAGACTTGGCACTTACTGCCTTTGGTGTCAGGGCCCAGCCCCCCCTCCGCACTGCAGGCTGGGTCCAAGGTGCCCTGACACCCGGTTGGGCCTGCGTGGCCTCCCCAGACACCAAAATGCTACTTGAGATCGTCGCAGAAACCCCAGACAGAAATATGACGTTTCTTGATCATCCCTGGAACCGAGGTGGCTCTCTGCTACTGCCCTGGACACCGGCAGCCGTGTAACAGTTGTCGCAGAAACTTGGGTGGCTCTGTTGGGCCTGGGACCCTGGAGTAGTGCGTCTAGGTGTCCCTAATACGTGGGGATTTCTGGCATCAAGTTCTGATTCTGGTGCTTCCCAGTGGCTGCCTCCCTGGGACTAGATGTAAGCTGTGAGGTGGGACAGCCCTGGGACTCTGTGGATTGCATGGTGAACCAAAACCTGGCTCAGAGATGGCCCGGGGAGGGGAGGCACTCCAAGCAGGGTGCACAAGGGGCTGAGCACCCCACTGCCCCCCAGGTCCAGACCAGGATTGGGCTCCCGCCCATGCAGGCACCCCCTCCCAAGCCTGCTTGTCCACCGCATACCAGCAGCTATATCTGGTAGGCTGGCCACCTGGGCCCCGTGCAGTAGACCAGGctgcagagagaggaggagggggccAGGGATGGTGGGGCCACATTGAAGTTCAGAGGGCAGACCTGGGTGGGCCTCAGTGTCCCCACCTTGAGGTGAGCGTGGCAGGGCTTGTCCAGAGTGGTATGGAGGCGGGGTCCCCTCATGGCAGCGGTCGTGGTGGGGCTCATGCTGAATCCCTTCTCTTGTGTGTCAGTGGTGGCTGTCACCCTCCCCAGGGtccggggagcaggaagggatctGTCCCGGGAAGGTTCTCCCAGCCCAGGCAGAGAGAGATTGGAGAAACCAGCCTGGCCTGCCCGGGAGCCAGTGCAGCTGGGGCTGAGCTTCTGCCTGGCACCAGCGGTGAGGGCACATGAGAGATGAGGTGGCGGTGAAGCGGTTCAGGCAGGGCCCTGGGCCCACGGTGGGGACTAACAAGGCTCCCCAGCTAAAGGGGCACAGGGTGTgctggaagggggaaggggggaatccCAGAGGTCCTGCTGTGAGGGTGGTGAGTAGTGGGCTATGGCAGGTGACGTGGACACGGCCTCCCCTCACTGGGCCCGGCCCGCCCCCAGGTCAGTGCCAACGGGAACGTGCTGCGCAGTGAGATCGTGGGCTCCATCAAGATGCGGGTCTTCCTGTCAGGCATGCCCGAGCTACGCCTGGGCCTCAACGACAAGGTGCTCTTCGACAACACGGGCCGTGAGTACCGGGCACTGGGCGCACCCGGCGGTCGTCCTAGGCGGCTGTGAAGCAGTCCTGTGGTGGCGTGGTGGCGGCGAGAGCCAATGTCTGCATGTGGGCCACACAGAGGCATGGAAACGTTGGTGACACCATCCAAGCCTTACAGCCGTCCCTCACAGTCCCCAGGGTGGTCCCAGCATGCTTTGCAGGGTGAACAGAGTtgacaggcctagggtgcccaatgtgtgactgctccccaccccctcagtgTTCACACCGTCCCCACATTCCAGTGGGGCCTGAAGTCTACCACCCTCGGTTCCTGGAGGGGATATGGACAGGGCCAGGCCTGAGGGACCCGGCCAGCCCCACACACTGTTGCTGGCTCCTCAGTTGCCCACGGGTGAGCTTGAGCCGTGCCCAAGCCAGCGGGTCCAAAGCCTGGGAGCACTGAGGGGGTCTTGAGGGTTGGAGACTTACTGAGAGCCCCAGAAGCCCAGGCCTGCCCTGCGTGGGCTGCCCTCAGTGCACCCCACGCCCCGCAGGCGGCAAAAGCAAGTCGGTGGAGCTGGAGGACGTGAAGTTCCACCAGTGCGTGCGGCTCTCGCGCTTTGAGAACGACCGCACCATCTCCTTCATCCCACCCGACGGCGAGTTTGAGCTCATGTCCTACCGCCTCAACACCCACGTGAGTCGGCCCCTCCCAAAGCCCTCAGggccgcccctggcctggagcagccGGGCCTAGGACCCTGCACCCACTGTCGCCTTGGCACCCTGTGTCCCGGTGCTGGCGCTGACCCCCTGAGCCCAGCCCCCTCTCCCGACAGGTGAAGCCCTTGATCTGGATTGAGTCTGTCATCGAGAAGCACTCTCACAGCCGCATCGAGTACATGATCAAGGTGAGTGTGCAGCACCCAGCTGGGACGACCtcaccccttcctcctccccggaGGCTTCATGCCCTGGGCTCTACCTACAGTCCTGCCAGGGAGCTCTGACCTGGGAGGGGCCTAGAGCAAGGGGCGGAACTCCAACTGCCCCTCTACCCGGGAAGGTAGGCAAAGGGTTGTTTCCTGAGGTGCAGCCCTCGGGCCGAGCTTCCACTGCAGGGGACGCTGCCTATCCTCGGAGAGCGGCCTCCAGTCTGAGGGCACAGGCAGCCGTGAGGGAGCCTCAGAAGCCATGCCCCCCCCTTAGGCCAAGAGCCAATTCAAGCGGCGTTCAACAGCCAACAACGTGGAGATCCACATCCCCGTGCCCAATGATGCCGACTCGCCCAAGTTCAAGACCACCGTGGGCAGCGTCAAGTGGGTGCCAGAGAATAGCGAGATCGTGTGGTCTATCAAGTCCTTCCCGGTGAGGCCCCacacctgggggaggggaggggagaggacgcCTAGGAGCGGCCACATGGTCAGCATCAAGTGGCCGCCCCGGATAGAAGCCCAGGGCCCTGGGAAGTTTGTTCCTTGTGTCTCTCACCATCTGCTCCTGGCTGAGCTCCTGTCCTGcatctctctcccactctcctctGCTCTCTTCTTGAGTCTCTCTTCTGGCTCAGACTCGCTCTCCTCTAACCCTGTCTCACTGAGAGATACCCATGCCCAACAGATGGCAACCAGTTACAGCACGTGTTTGGGGGGACGGTTCAGTCCTTGGCAGGTGTGTAGGTGTCACCTGGGGAACCAGGGTGACCATTTCCCATCATCCAGGGCCTTCCTGGGATGGTCGGCACCTGCTCAGGGAAGGAAGCTCAGCCCCTGTGCCTGTCTACTTTGGCTGGGCTGTCACCGAGGCACCTGCTGGGTTCTGAGGGCTGCAGGCAGGTGCCTGGCGCCTTTACCCctgtccccttccttccctctctgaATCCCTGGAGAAACCCCACTGGAGCTGCCGTGATCCGGTGCCAGGTTGTCCTCACGGTCCGGCTTTCCCTCAGTACAGTGCCATGCTCCTCTTGCCAGCTCAGCGTTCCCCAGCGAGGAGAGGCCGTGCATGGAGCCTCTGGCTGCTCCCAGGGACAAGGGCTGTGGCAGCTGCCTCTGTAAAGGTGACAGCTTGGGAAGCCTGCAGAGCTGCTCTGAGCCGGGGTCAGCCCAGCAGCCAGAGTTTGAGCTGTTTTTGAAGAAAATGTAGAAAACTTTGGTAGAAAATCGAAACAGAAAAACCCACCCCTCCACCAGGTCGTGCAGTGCCACGTGTTCCGTGGGCCCTTCCTTCTCCTCGCCATCGTGTGTCGCGTTGCTCCCCTTGTGAACGGGGCCCTGAGCCAACCTTGTGTTCCTCGCATTTCCAAGTTGCTGGCTTTTTGGCAGTCGGCAGCGGTGGTGACTCCGTGGCCACCAGCAGAGGTGGGCTTTGTGCTTTGTCAGCACGCTggaagaagagaccctgaaataaCTGCACGGGAGGCTTGCAGGCCCGTGTGCCCGAGATCTGATCGTCGCCGTCGTCCCTGTGTTGTGGATTAGGTGGAGGGGAGAGAGCAGGCCATCGGGTAGTTTGGAAGttgatacacattttgtttcagctcatccatTTCCACCCCACAACATAGCAGTGCCTGTCCCACTTCCTCCCAGGGAGAGCTGTTTCCGTTGTTCTCCTCCTCCActtccgcccccccgccccctcccccccaccaccaccgtaAGTCTGGTCTCAGGAGTTCTGTGCCGGGTTTCTCTCACTGTAtccacattcactgccatcaaatcgatgccgactcatagtgagtgaccctgtaggacagggtagaactgcccctgtgggtctcccagactggaaccccatctttctccttcatagTAGCTATGCAGGACCTCCAGAGAGCAGTAGGGAATGGCAGCCTCAGCAGCGTATCTGCCCCGTGGAATTCCTCTTTTGATTCCGAGAGCAATGGTTGTGTCCAAGGGACAGGAAGTCCTCGACAGCCTCAGTCTTCTTTGTTTTCCATGATAAAGGATGCCTATAGGAATGCCTGTGTTACCACTTCCCACCTCCAGGTGGGGTCTTGCTGGCCCTCCTGTGCTTTCCTTTTGACCCCGTGGTGTAGGAGACCAGTCGGTGGGTATGAGAGCACCTGTTGGCAGCTGCCTGGTGTCTGCTCTGTGGTTCCCCAGGAAGCTTTCTTGTTGATGACGCCTGGCTTCAGAGACAATGCTCTGCTGATCTCCCTGGGCCTGTCTCACTCGCTGTCCGTAGAGGTGCGGCTCAGAGAAGGTGTCAAGAGTGGGATCACACAGCTGAGACTGTTGTCACACCTGCAGTTTGCCGTTGTCACAACAGGAGCAAGGTTGAATGGCGTGTGCAGACAGGAGGCTCTGAGTGTCTCCGTCAGGCTCGATCTGTTTCTCAGTTGCCAGGAGCTTTCAGTCCTGACCAGATGAGCACTTCTCCTTTGCCCTCAGCTCTCCTGAGGCGGCAGCAGGAGAGGCCACTCAAACTCTGTCCTGTGCTCAAGGCCAGCCTGTCCTGTTCCCTGGGGCAGCCACCAGGGAGCTAATGAACCTGACCTCTGGGCACGTACCCAGCTGGGGCCCATGGAAACAGGGTGAACCACCAGGCTTGGGGAGCGGGGTTGGGGGCTGTATTGGGGGCATCCCTCTGGGCTGGGAGTTCAGAAGTGGAACAAATCAGGTAAGCGGCTTAGGACATAAGCGTGGGGGCGTGTGGAAGGACATCCCCTGGAGGGGTACGTGGAGGTCCCTGGGGTACTAAGAACGGGGGGCTTGGGGCACTGGAAGATACTGTCTTGGAGCTGAGGCACTACCACCCACACATGAAGAGCTCAATGGCCGGGCTCGGTGACACAGTGAGCCTGGGGCTGGCACCCACGGCATTCTCCACAGGCTGACCGTTCTCTGCCTGCTCCCCAGGGTGGCAAGGAGTACCTGATGCGGGCGCACTTCGGCCTGCCCAGTGTGGAGGCGGAGGACAAGGAGGGCAAGCCCCCCATCAGTGTCAAGTTCGAGATCCCCTACTTCACCACCTCCGGCATCCAGGTGTGCAGCTGGGGCCAGGGTTGCATGGGGCCGGGAACAGCGCAGGGTCAGGACCCACCCACCAGGCTCTATCGTCTGGCCCTGGGGTGCCAGGACCCCCCTCCCTGGCCACGTGCAGCCCCACCTCAGCTGTCTCTCAGACCCAGCACAAGCCAGAGCTGGGGTCATTGGGGTCCCTGGCCTGATCTGG
Proteins encoded in this window:
- the AP1M1 gene encoding AP-1 complex subunit mu-1 isoform X3, with amino-acid sequence MSEVEHFMPILMEKEEEGMLSPILAHGGVRFMWIKHNNLYLVATSKKNACVSLVFSFLYKVVQVFSEYFKELEEESIRDNFVIVYELLDELMDFGFPQTTDSKILQEYITQEGHKLETGAPRPPATVTNAVSWRSEGIKYRKNEVFLDVIESVNLLGKYPGVGLLGHTVSANGNVLRSEIVGSIKMRVFLSGMPELRLGLNDKVLFDNTGRGKSKSVELEDVKFHQCVRLSRFENDRTISFIPPDGEFELMSYRLNTHVKPLIWIESVIEKHSHSRIEYMIKAKSQFKRRSTANNVEIHIPVPNDADSPKFKTTVGSVKWVPENSEIVWSIKSFPGGKEYLMRAHFGLPSVEAEDKEGKPPISVKFEIPYFTTSGIQVRYLKIIEKSGYQALPWVRYITQNGDYQLRTQ